Proteins encoded in a region of the uncultured Paludibaculum sp. genome:
- a CDS encoding glycosyltransferase has product MDLLGSLALFLAPSKVDRWTRALTDNTFSGIHQLGWFDWLLLLPYFTLLTILAVYGAHRFAVVRGYLKYRSRVPKVPAKLFDSLPRVTVQLPLFNERNVVDQLLESVLKLRYPKELLEIQVLDDSTDDTHPYTEALVARLKAQGHPIEYIHRIDRTGFKAGALQAGMAQAKGEFMAVFDADFIPPEDFLEKTIHFFSDPKIGVVQTRWTYLNRDFSLLTEVQALMLDGHFALEHVARFGQGLFFNFNGTAGILRRAMINDAGGWQHDTLTEDSDLSYRAQLKGWNFIYLPWIECPSELPVDTYGFQVQQQRWAKGLTQVALKLLPTIFRAKIGWREKAEAWFHLTPNLSYPLMVVVSALMLPVMIVRFYIGWDQMVLVDLPLIVCSFWSVVTFYLLAEHELYPNNWKRAVFILPFLLAMGVALTISNTKAVIEALMGKQSAFVRTPKYAPKAVGGGRATAYKRKSGWLPFAEIAFGCFFLFMALYCIEVMNFFALPFLMIFVSGYFWAGCSTLWQEHQARLRYERDAAKVEIEAVS; this is encoded by the coding sequence ATGGATTTACTTGGTTCGTTAGCACTTTTCCTTGCCCCATCGAAGGTGGACCGTTGGACCCGGGCTCTGACCGACAACACGTTCTCGGGGATTCATCAACTGGGCTGGTTCGATTGGCTGCTGCTGCTCCCCTACTTCACGCTGCTGACCATTCTGGCGGTCTATGGAGCCCATCGCTTCGCTGTTGTGCGTGGCTATCTAAAGTATAGAAGCCGGGTGCCCAAGGTGCCGGCGAAGCTGTTTGACTCGCTGCCCAGGGTGACGGTTCAGTTGCCGCTGTTCAATGAACGCAACGTGGTGGACCAGTTGCTGGAATCGGTCCTCAAGCTGCGGTATCCGAAGGAACTGCTGGAGATCCAGGTTCTGGACGATTCGACGGATGATACGCATCCCTATACAGAGGCTCTGGTGGCCCGGTTGAAGGCGCAGGGGCATCCGATTGAGTATATTCACCGGATAGACCGGACGGGGTTCAAGGCGGGCGCGCTGCAGGCCGGGATGGCGCAGGCGAAGGGCGAGTTCATGGCGGTGTTCGACGCCGACTTCATTCCGCCCGAGGATTTCCTGGAGAAGACGATCCACTTCTTCTCCGACCCCAAGATCGGGGTGGTGCAGACGAGGTGGACCTATCTCAACCGCGATTTCAGTCTGCTGACCGAAGTGCAAGCGTTGATGCTGGACGGGCACTTCGCGCTGGAGCATGTGGCGCGGTTCGGCCAGGGTTTGTTCTTTAATTTCAACGGGACAGCCGGCATTCTGCGGCGGGCGATGATCAACGACGCCGGCGGCTGGCAGCACGACACATTGACCGAGGATTCCGACCTCAGCTATCGGGCTCAGCTCAAGGGCTGGAACTTCATCTATCTGCCGTGGATTGAATGCCCCAGCGAACTGCCCGTGGACACCTATGGGTTCCAGGTGCAACAGCAGCGGTGGGCCAAAGGCCTGACCCAGGTGGCGTTGAAGCTGCTGCCCACGATCTTCCGGGCCAAGATCGGTTGGCGCGAGAAGGCCGAAGCCTGGTTCCATCTGACGCCGAACCTGAGCTATCCGCTGATGGTCGTGGTTTCCGCTCTGATGTTGCCGGTGATGATCGTCCGCTTCTATATCGGTTGGGACCAGATGGTCCTGGTTGACCTGCCTCTGATCGTGTGTTCTTTCTGGTCGGTAGTCACCTTCTATCTTCTGGCCGAGCACGAGTTGTACCCGAACAACTGGAAGCGGGCGGTGTTCATCCTACCATTCCTTCTGGCGATGGGTGTGGCTCTGACGATTTCGAACACGAAAGCAGTGATCGAAGCCCTGATGGGCAAACAGTCGGCGTTTGTACGGACACCCAAGTACGCTCCGAAGGCGGTGGGCGGTGGCAGGGCCACTGCCTATAAGCGGAAGTCGGGCTGGTTGCCGTTCGCCGAGATTGCGTTTGGTTGCTTCTTTCTTTTCATGGCCTTGTATTGCATCGAGGTCATGAACTTCTTCGCCCTGCCTTTCCTGATGATCTTCGTCAGCGGCTATTTCTGGGCCGGTTGCTCCACGCTTTGGCAGGAGCACCAGGCGCGTCTCCGCTATGAACGGGACGCGGCGAAGGTGGAGATCGAGGCGGTCAGCTAG